One Tetrapisispora phaffii CBS 4417 chromosome 2, complete genome genomic region harbors:
- the RPC19 gene encoding DNA-directed RNA polymerase core subunit RPC19 (similar to Saccharomyces cerevisiae RPC19 (YNL113W); ancestral locus Anc_2.163): protein MSDEVQTSKPVDEMEVDSVPEVDEVDVNAVDEDKIKILPNATSPDGTSASFQISEEDHTLGNALRHIIMKNPEVEFCGYSIPHPSETLLNLRIQTYGNTTAVEALQKGLKDLMDMCDVVEEKFTQRIKEL, encoded by the coding sequence ATGAGCGACGAAGTACAAACAAGCAAGCCTGTAGACGAGATGGAGGTCGACTCAGTCCCGGAAGTGGACGAGGTCGACGTTAACGCTGTCGACGAGGACAAGATCAAGATATTGCCCAATGCGACCTCGCCGGACGGCACGTCTGCTTCCTTCCAGATCAGCGAGGAGGACCACACATTGGGCAACGCCCTCCGTCACATCATCATGAAGAACCCAGAGGTCGAGTTCTGCGGTTATTCGATCCCACATCCCTCGGAAACACTATTGAATTTAAGAATACAGACATACGGAAACACCACCGCTGTCGAGGCCTTGCAAAAAGGTCTCAAGGACCTGATGGATATGTGCGATGTGGTCGAGGAGAAGTTCACCCAACGCATCAAGGAGCTATAG
- the DBP2 gene encoding DEAD-box ATP-dependent RNA helicase DBP2 (similar to Saccharomyces cerevisiae DBP2 (YNL112W); ancestral locus Anc_2.164), which translates to MGFGRDQQYNKSNFNSRGGDFRGGRSSDRNSYNRDEQFNAGGFHGRSGGRQNYNQPQDLVRPNWEVEMPNLPPFEKNFYHEHESVSKRDDNEIREFRKENEMTITGHDIPKPITNFDEAGFPDYVLEEVKAEGFDKPTAIQCQGWPMALSGRDMIGVAATGSGKTLSYCLPGIVHINAQPLLSPGDGPIVLVLSPTRELAVQIQKECSKFGQSSRIRNTCVYGGVPRGQQIRDLIRGAEIVIATPGRLIDMLEIGKTNLKRVTYLVLDEADRMLDMGFEPQIRKIVDQIRPDRQTLMWSATWPKEVQQLARDYLNDPIQVQIGSLELSASHTITQLVEVVSDFEKRDRLNKHLVTASEDKESKILIFASTKRTCDEITKYLREDGWPALAIHGDKDQRERDWVLQEFRDGRSPIMVATDVAARGIGM; encoded by the coding sequence ATGGGTTTTGGTAGAGATCAACAATACAACAAGTCTAATTTCAACAGCCGTGGAGGTGATTTCCGTGGCGGTAGATCTTCAGACAGAAACTCTTACAACAGAGACGAACAATTCAATGCTGGTGGCTTCCATGGCCGTTCTGGTGGCAGACAAAACTACAACCAACCACAAGATTTGGTTAGACCAAATTGGGAAGTTGAGATGCCAAACTTACCAccttttgaaaaaaatttctaTCATGAACACGAATCTGTCAGTAAAAGAGATGACAATGAAATCAGAGAATtcagaaaagaaaatgaaatgaCTATCACTGGCCATGACATTCCAAAGCCAATTACTAATTTTGATGAAGCTGGTTTCCCAGATTACGTCTTGGAAGAAGTTAAGGCTGAGGGTTTTGATAAACCAACTGCTATCCAATGTCAAGGTTGGCCAATGGCTCTGTCCGGTAGAGACATGATCGGTGTTGCTGCTACTGGTTCCGGTAAGACTTTATCATACTGTTTACCAGGTATCGTCCATATTAACGCTCAACCATTACTTTCTCCAGGTGATGGTCCAATCGTTTTAGTTTTATCTCCAACCAGAGAATTAGCTgttcaaattcaaaaggAATGTTCCAAGTTCGGTCAATCTTCTAGAATTAGAAACACTTGTGTCTACGGTGGTGTCCCAAGAGGTCAACAAATTAGAGATTTAATCAGAGGTGCTGAAATTGTGATTGCTACTCCTGGTAGATTAATTGATATGTTAGAAATTGGTAAGACTAACTTAAAGAGAGTTACTTACTTAGTCTTAGATGAAGCTGACAGAATGTTAGATATGGGTTTCGAACCACAAATCAGAAAGATTGTGGACCAAATTAGACCAGACAGACAAACTTTAATGTGGTCTGCTACTTGGCCAAAGGAAGTCCAACAATTGGCTAGAGACTACTTAAATGATCCAATTCAAGTTCAAATCGGTTCTTTAGAATTATCTGCATCCCATACTATTACTCAACTTGTCGAAGTTGTTTCTGACTTCGAAAAGAGAGATCGTTTAAACAAGCATTTAGTGACCGCTTCGGAAGACAAAGAATCAAAGATTTTGATTTTCGCTTCTACTAAGAGAACTTGTGATGAAATCACTAAATATTTAAGAGAAGATGGCTGGCCAGCGCTAGCAATTCACGGTGACAAAGATCAAAGAGAGCGTGACTGGGTTTTACAAGAATTCAGAGATGGTAGATCTCCTATCATGGTTGCAACTGATGTTGCTGCTAGAGGTATTGGtatgtaa